One stretch of Nicotiana tabacum cultivar K326 chromosome 18, ASM71507v2, whole genome shotgun sequence DNA includes these proteins:
- the LOC107816868 gene encoding uncharacterized protein LOC107816868, protein MSFFYLLCTLIITQIQFCLLILIVGVSQSLSMKIMASLKSGVLVRFLEDMKMGGNPSEDDRKPNMVQIRSIIPVLEEGDHLWPNRGFYLKVSDISHALYVSLPEEQNEMILANKLKLGQFIYVQKLEDAHPFPLLRGVTPLPGRRPCVGTPQDIVSVSNFMKFLEASNSDCIVEKGVISENRIIPSNSRKLSRGLSDPEGLKKKYDALEGKSSKGNFRSLSASKLHPGEKAMALDCTPKRSDIERRNSHLFRELQKTRKRSFDIDSDTESILSSISFSSHNSKRKSWNESEILGIKEIFDSSVVKHDIRPPRSRSATVSPVRSVRYDSSDENSSSVPRRREVGSAKKMKSSTKSKACFSKTNSSLANDRRGAETGISWDSLPSSLVKLGKEVVKQRDIALVAATDALQEACAAERLLNSLSKFSEFHLAEEDDLQPHVDKFFDLQDDMAQTRLVLQSLTNISPLRTSGEADTNSVKEALTIAVERKKNASTWIKSAVALDLTPCSTALNPIHNSTMAVTNTSKKTSTSSRISTKPKGSYIIKSNRNSTDEIPFLLSSDKDEQPDQWTMGSTTPAATVLASSLQDECRKLFLGYVEKYLDEVERKASSMVLDSQIAGMMYKVKRVNDWLDVIINKEANAPKDGGNLDDSEIEICHRVRNKIYGILLKHVERTAMAFGSCNST, encoded by the exons ATGTCCTTCTTTTATCTTTTATGTACCCTTATTATAACACAAATTCAATTTTGCTTACTGATCTTGATAGTGGGGGTGAGTCAATCTTTATCCATGAAAATCATGGCGTCTTTGAAATCTGGGGTTCTTGTAAGGTTTCTTGAGGATATGAAAATGGGTGGTAATCCCTCAGAGGATGATCGAAAACCCAACATGGTGCAAATCAGAAGTATAATTCCTGTTCTTGAAGAAGGTGATCATCTTTGGCCTAACAGAGGATTTTACCTTAAAGTTTCAGATATTTCACATGCACTGTACGTTTCTTTGCCTGAAGAGCAAAATGAGATGATTCTTGCAAATAAATTGAAACTGGGGCAATTCATATATGTGCAGAAATTGGAGGATGCTCACCCTTTCCCATTACTCAGAGGCGTAACGCCTCTCCCCGGTAGGCGTCCATGTGTTGGAACCCCTCAAGATATTGTTTCTGTTTCAAATTTTATGAAGTTTCTTGAGGCATCTAATTCTGATTGCATTGTTGAAAAGGGTGTCATTTCTGAGAACAGGATTATTCCATCCAATTCAAGAAAGTTATCTCGCGGATTATCTGATCCTGAGGGGTTGAAGAAGAAATATGATGCTTTGGAGGGAAAATCGTCTAAAGGCAATTTTCGATCTTTGAGTGCTTCAAAACTCCATCCAGGCGAGAAGGCGATGGCCCTGGATTGCACTCCTAAAAGATCTGACATTGAGAGGAGAAACTCTCATCTTTTTCGGGAACTACAAAAGACTAGGAAAAGGTCTTTTGATATTGATAGTGATACAGAAAGCATATTGTCATCAATCTCATTTTCGTCTCATAACTCGAAGAGAAAAAGTTGGAACGAGTCAGAGATTTTGGGAATTAAAGAAATCTTTGATTCTTCAGTTGTTAAACACGATATCAGACCGCCTCGTAGTCGTAGTGCAACC GTTTCACCAGTTCGTTCTGTAAGGTATGATAGCTCGGATGAAAATTCAAGTTCAGTACCAAGAAGAAGAGAAGTTGGTTCTGCAAAGAAAATGAAGAGTTCCACTAAGAGCAAAGCTTGTTTCTCCAAGACAAATTCAAGTTTAGCTAATGACAGACGAGGGGCTGAAACTGGTATATCATGGGACTCACTCCCCTCGAGCTTGGTGAAGCTTGGAAAG gAGGTTGTAAAGCAAAGAGACATTGCTCTTGTTGCAGCTACTGATGCTTTGCAAGAAGCTTGTGCGGCTGAGAGGTTGCTCAATTCCTTAAG CAAATTTTCGGAGTTCCATTTAGCTGAAGAAGATGATCTCCAGCCTCATGTTGATAAATTTTTTGACCTTCAAGATGACATGGCTCAGACAAGATTGGTATTGCAGTCACTGACAAACATAAGTCCACTTAGAACTTCAGGAGAAGCTGACACCAATTCAGTTAAGGAAGCATTGACTATTGCagttgagagaaagaaaaatgcaTCCACGTGGATAAAATCTGCTGTGGCTCTTGATCTTACACCATGCTCCACTGCCCTCAATCCAATCCATAATAGCACAATGGCTGTCACCAATACATCGAAGAAGACAAGCACATCAAGTCGAATAAGTACCAAACCGAAAGGGTCATATATCATTAAATCAAATAGGAACAGTACCGATGAGATTCCTTTCTTACTGTCATCTGACAAAGATGAGCAACCTGATCAATGGACTATGGGAAGCACAACACCTGCAGCCACTGTCCTAGCTTCATCGTTGCAGGACGAGTGTAGAAAATTGTTTTTGGGATATGTAGAGAAATACCTAGATGAGGTTGAAAGAAAAGCCTCTTCAATGGTATTAGATAGCCAAATAGCAGGAATGATGTACAAGGTGAAGAGAGTCAACGATTGGTTAGATGTGATTATCAATAAGGAGGCGAATGCTCCAAAGGACGGCGGGAACTTGGATGATTCAGAAATTGAAATTTGTCACAGGGTGAGAAACAAAATATATGGGATCTTACTGAAGCATGTTGAGAGAACTGCTATGGCTTTTGGAAGTTGCAATTCCACTTAA